One window of the Magnolia sinica isolate HGM2019 chromosome 19, MsV1, whole genome shotgun sequence genome contains the following:
- the LOC131235584 gene encoding transcriptional corepressor LEUNIG_HOMOLOG-like gives MEQLHFMQQRHAQLQRRDANHPRLSGPINAIISEGMLGQSTASVLAAKMYEECMKHPHSMESESSPQLMDARRMALLKSSTNHPGQLVQGNPGSVSAALQQIQARTQQRTVTTCTLFPWFGMLFFFLPF, from the exons ATGGAGCAATTGCATTTCATGCAGCAGAGACATGCTCAATTGCAGAGAAGGGATGCTAATCATCCTCGTCTTAGTGGCCCAATAAATGCTATAATCTCTGAAGGAATGTTGGGGCAGTCTACTGCCAGTGTCTTGGCTGCAAAAATGTATGAAGAATGTATGAAACATCCTCACTCAATGGAGTCTGAGTCATCCCCACAACTTATGGATGCTAGGAGAATGGCTTTACTTAAATCATCAACTAACCATCCTGG CCAGTTGGTCCAAGGTAACCCAGGCAGTGTGTCCGCAGCATTGCAACAAATTCAGGCACGAACTCAACAGAGGACTGTAACAACTTGCACTTTATTTCCTTGGTTTGGcatgcttttcttttttcttcccttttaa
- the LOC131235157 gene encoding S-adenosyl-L-methionine:benzoic acid/salicylic acid carboxyl methyltransferase 3-like gives MKVEQVLHMNGGIEDNSYAKNSFLQRKVISIMKPMIEEALLHAYCNTFPHSMGIADLGCSSGPNTLMVISKIMDTIAGNCDRLKHPLPELRVYLNDLPGNDFNTVFRSLPAFYEKLKEEKGDEFGPCFIGGVPGSFYGRLFARKSLHFIHSSYSLMWLSKVPAGLESENGVALNKGNIYMAKTSPPIVFKAYLEQFQKDFLTFLKARAEEMIGGGRMVLTLLGRKSADPSSKECCYIWELLAQALNDIASQGLIEEEKVDSFNLPQYTPSPQELDELVQKEGSFILHRLQVSQVKWDIEDEVDDGFALARGQKVAQYMRAVAEPLIAAHFGEAILDVLFKRYSEIVSEQMKTGETKFTNVSISMERKGDEDLCI, from the exons atgaaagTAGAACAAGTTCTTCACATGAATGGAGGAATTGAAGATAATAGCTACGCTAAGAACTCCTTTCTTCAG AGGAAGGTTATATCCATAATGAAGCCCATGATAGAAGAAGCTTTACTACATGCCTACTGCAACACATTCCCACATAGCATGGGAATTGCAGACTTGGGTTGTTCATCAGGCCCCAACACTTTGATGGTCATCTCCAAAATCATGGATACCATTGCTGGAAATTGTGACCGTCTAAAACATCCATTGCCGGAGTTGCGTGTGTACTTGAATGACCTTCCAGGGAACGACTTCAATACCGTTTTCAGGTCGTTGCCCGCTttctatgagaaattgaaggaaGAGAAAGGAGATGAATTTGGGCCATGTTTCATTGGTGGGGTCCCGGGTTCCTTCTATGGTAGGCTTTTTGCACGAAAAAGCCTTCACTTCATCCATTCTTCTTACAGCCTCATGTGGTTGTCCAAG GTTCCTGCAGGGCTTGAGAGTGAAAATGGAGTAGCATTAAACAAAGGGAACATCTACATGGCGAAGACGAGTCCTCCTATCGTTTTTAAAGCGTATCTGGAGCAATTCCAGAAAGATTTCTTGACATTTCTCAAGGCCCGTGCAGAAGAAATGATTGGTGGTGGACGTATGGTCCTAACACTTTTGGGTAGGAAGAGTGCAGATCCCTCTAGCAAAGAGTGTTGTTACATTTGGGAATTGCTAGCACAGGCCCTCAATGATATTGCCtcacag GGTCTGATTGAAGAAGAGAAAGTGGATTCGTTCAATCTGCCACAATACACACCCTCACCACAGGAGCTCGATGAACTCGTTCAAAAGGAAGGATCCTTCATCCTCCATCGGCTACAAGTCTCCCAAGTAAAGTGGGACATCGAAGATGAAGTTGATGATGGTTTTGCTTTGGCGAGGGGACAAAAGGTGGCCCAGTATATGAGAGCCGTCGCTGAACCTCTAATCGCGGCACATTTCGGAGAGGCAATTCTGGATGTCTTGTTCAAACGATACAGTGAAATTGTCTCTGAGCAGATGAAGACAGGGGAAACCAAGTTCACTAATGTCAGCATTTCCATGGAAAGAAAGGGGGATGAGGATCTATGCATTTGA